The Spirosoma sp. SC4-14 DNA window TAGTTTCGAGCGCGAAGCCTTTTCCAATGAAGCCGATTTAAACTACTTAAAAAAACGATCCTTCTGGGCTTTTTGGCAATATATCATGGTAAATAATAAATGATTCTAAAAAAAACCACGTATCATTTCTTAATCTTCATTCAGAGTAGGTTTTCGGCCAAGCCCGCCCGCCATCATCACAATCAGTGAAAACACGATAACCAGAATTGGAATACCATCACGAAAACCGATCACCCGCAAATCTTCGGGAATGTTCAGATAAAGCAAAATCGTGATTAAGCCACGGGGGGCTATCCACAGCAATGGCTTTGCATTACCCTGGTAAGTAATCCGTAAGGTAACCCATCGCCAGGCAATAATGGCAGCCACAAAAATAGCACTGACAATCAACGCGTCCCGATCGATCAACTCGCTGGGCACAGCAGAAAAGCCCAGGATAAGAAAGAAAAACGTACGAACCACAAAGGCGCTTTCGGCCGTCAGGTTTTTGAGCTGCTCCAGTTCTTTTTCGAACAGATCGTTCTTCAGAATCCGGCTTAAACGACCTCGAATCAACAGCTCCGTATTGTTCAGAAACAGGCCAAAAATCAGGATCAGTAATAACGACGATAAATGATTTATTTCGGCAATGGCATAAACCAGAAATAACACCGATATGATTGGCAGAAATTTGATTCGGTGGTTGATTCGTCCAATTAGGTAGAGTAGCAAAAAACAACAGCCCAGCGATAGCAAAGCCATGATGACCACATCGCGGGCAAAAAACCAAACAGCTCCCAATATAGAGTGTCGGCTAAGCAGCAGAAAGTTAAACACTAATACACCGATGATTCCGGCAAAAGCCGATTCATAGACCACAAATTCGCCTTGCCCAACCGACAGATTCGATACACTCGGCATTACAACGGCACTGCTAATAATTGAAAAAGGCAATGCCGCAATCAGGCAGTGGTAAAATGAATCGTTCAACAATAAATATAAAACGCTCGCCAACAACAGAGTAACACCGGCAACGGATAAAAGCGAAGCCAGCAGGGTTCGGCGAATGAGGCTTAGCTTTTCGTTGTGCAACTCCAGATCAAGTCCGTTTTCCAGTACAATCAGGATTAATCCGAGGGTTCCGAGGGTTGGCAGAATGGTATTGACAAACGGTAGCTGAACCTCAAAATAGTTGGTTGCCTGTCGGGTTAGGCCTCCCAACAGCAATAGCAACAGTACAGACGGCGTTCTGAACCGGCTGCTTAACAGGTCAAATGCATAGGAAATCAGTACGGACAGACTCAAAACAATAATCAGAATCGAAGAATCCATGTGCAGTGAACAGTTAGCTGATAGCAGTTGCAGGCACAAACCAGTCAGGCTTGAATTGGCAAAAGTAGCAGCAAACGGCAAACTAAAAACGGATTACTATCAACTGCCAGCAATGAAGTCGACCGCAATTTTGGCCGATAACAGGCAAAGGGGAATTCCTCCGCCAGGATGAACACTACCTCCCACAAAGTATAAATTGGCAAATTGACGAGAAAAGTTAGGATGCCTCAAAAAAGCCGCAAAGCGATTGTTGCTGCTGTTACCGTACAAAGCACCCTGCGTCGATGCGGTTTTCGATTCGATAC harbors:
- a CDS encoding sodium:proton exchanger, with product MDSSILIIVLSLSVLISYAFDLLSSRFRTPSVLLLLLLGGLTRQATNYFEVQLPFVNTILPTLGTLGLILIVLENGLDLELHNEKLSLIRRTLLASLLSVAGVTLLLASVLYLLLNDSFYHCLIAALPFSIISSAVVMPSVSNLSVGQGEFVVYESAFAGIIGVLVFNFLLLSRHSILGAVWFFARDVVIMALLSLGCCFLLLYLIGRINHRIKFLPIISVLFLVYAIAEINHLSSLLLILIFGLFLNNTELLIRGRLSRILKNDLFEKELEQLKNLTAESAFVVRTFFFLILGFSAVPSELIDRDALIVSAIFVAAIIAWRWVTLRITYQGNAKPLLWIAPRGLITILLYLNIPEDLRVIGFRDGIPILVIVFSLIVMMAGGLGRKPTLNED